A window of Rubricoccus marinus contains these coding sequences:
- a CDS encoding DUF481 domain-containing protein, with translation MRVLFVVLLAAFAMPTRAQINTEQLRKRNQEGLHLQLDAGGGYAAGNTDFLQLSLGARLDATKGRESGFALARYTLAEANGDTDVSNMFAHVRYNSKLTPLVVGEVFAQAERNAQQLLEHRYLFGGGVRLEFVETEAVGVALGTTPMLEFEQLAPEAMEDPTQAFRWSNYLALRVDVSDTAEAFSVVYAQPRLEAISDYRIFSESRLDLKVSEYLKVRLRGLVRYDSQPPLGVEETDVTILTGFVFNSQGS, from the coding sequence ATGCGCGTCCTCTTCGTTGTACTCCTCGCTGCCTTTGCTATGCCTACCCGGGCGCAGATCAACACGGAGCAGCTCCGAAAGCGGAACCAGGAAGGACTGCACCTCCAGTTGGACGCCGGGGGCGGCTACGCAGCGGGCAACACAGACTTTTTGCAGCTCTCCCTCGGAGCGCGGCTGGACGCGACCAAAGGGCGCGAGTCCGGCTTCGCCCTCGCCCGCTACACCCTCGCGGAGGCCAACGGCGACACCGACGTGAGCAACATGTTTGCGCACGTCCGCTACAACAGCAAGCTCACGCCGCTCGTCGTCGGCGAGGTGTTTGCCCAGGCCGAGCGCAATGCGCAGCAGTTGTTGGAGCACCGCTACCTCTTCGGAGGAGGCGTGCGGCTGGAGTTCGTGGAGACGGAAGCCGTCGGCGTGGCGCTCGGGACGACGCCGATGTTGGAGTTTGAGCAGCTCGCGCCAGAGGCCATGGAGGACCCCACGCAGGCGTTCCGCTGGAGCAACTACCTCGCGCTCCGGGTCGACGTGAGCGATACCGCCGAGGCGTTCAGCGTGGTGTACGCGCAGCCACGCCTGGAGGCGATCAGCGACTACCGCATCTTTTCCGAATCGCGGCTGGACCTGAAGGTGAGTGAGTACCTGAAGGTGCGCCTCCGCGGCTTGGTACGCTATGACAGCCAGCCACCGCTGGGCGTGGAGGAAACCGACGTCACCATCCTGACCGGCTTCGTGTTCAACAGCCAGGGATCCTGA